A genomic window from Streptomyces sp. MST-110588 includes:
- a CDS encoding MFS transporter, with protein sequence MAVPRTPESGKRSAPRQVITSSYLGSVIEWYDFLLYGTAAALVFDDLFFPGLSATAGLLASFGTLAAGYLARPLGGLVLGHYGDRAGRKPVLVLSVVLMGVSSFLIGLLPDYHHIGIAAPLLLVLLRLVQGFAVGGEWGGAALMAIEHARPGRRGLWGAFAQMGAPSGLLLSSLVLALFSALPAEQFRQWGWRIPFLFSAVLVALAYYIRRRMAESPVFSAVNGGGNTGHKPPPAPGSGPVPVSVWRTLVHRRRAALLAVGVGLGPFAANSVLIVFVPAYAKDLGYPRPTVLTAMILACGLSLLTLPAYAALSDRLGRRPVYIAGALLLGGAAFVLFPLVDSGSPVLFAVAYVLSLAVLHAAMYGPMAALLAELFPTRARCTGASLGYQAASVLGGSLAPLIAAWLVGVGDGNGRNTPLVAGFMAATCLVSAVCAAAAPETHERPLDAEDGAGGGDGDGGDGDGGGEDSQGDGNRRDITGVTDAAGPPPPHGR encoded by the coding sequence ATGGCCGTCCCACGGACACCGGAGAGCGGCAAGCGGTCCGCGCCGCGCCAGGTCATCACCTCCAGCTACCTGGGCAGCGTCATCGAGTGGTACGACTTCCTGCTGTACGGCACCGCCGCGGCCCTGGTCTTCGACGACCTCTTCTTCCCCGGCCTGTCCGCCACCGCCGGCCTCCTGGCCTCCTTCGGGACCCTGGCCGCCGGCTACCTGGCCCGGCCGCTGGGCGGTCTGGTCCTGGGCCACTACGGCGACCGGGCCGGCCGCAAACCGGTGCTGGTGCTCAGCGTCGTCCTGATGGGCGTGAGCAGCTTCCTGATCGGTCTGCTGCCCGACTACCACCACATCGGGATCGCCGCGCCGCTGCTGCTGGTGCTGCTGCGGCTCGTCCAGGGCTTCGCGGTGGGCGGCGAGTGGGGCGGCGCGGCCCTGATGGCCATCGAGCACGCCCGGCCCGGACGGCGCGGTCTGTGGGGCGCGTTCGCGCAGATGGGCGCCCCCTCCGGGCTGCTGCTCTCCTCCCTGGTCCTGGCCCTGTTCAGCGCCCTGCCGGCCGAGCAGTTCCGGCAATGGGGATGGCGTATCCCCTTCCTGTTCTCCGCCGTATTGGTGGCGCTGGCGTACTACATCCGGCGCCGTATGGCGGAAAGCCCGGTGTTCTCCGCGGTCAACGGGGGTGGGAACACCGGGCACAAGCCCCCTCCGGCCCCGGGGTCGGGCCCGGTTCCGGTCTCCGTCTGGCGGACGCTGGTACACCGGCGCCGCGCCGCCCTGCTGGCGGTCGGCGTGGGCCTCGGCCCGTTCGCCGCCAACTCCGTCCTGATCGTCTTCGTCCCCGCCTACGCCAAGGACCTCGGCTACCCCCGGCCGACCGTCCTGACGGCCATGATCCTGGCCTGCGGGCTCTCCCTGCTGACCCTGCCCGCCTACGCCGCCCTCTCCGACCGGCTCGGGCGCCGCCCGGTCTACATCGCCGGCGCCCTGCTGCTGGGCGGCGCGGCCTTCGTGCTCTTCCCGCTGGTGGACAGCGGATCGCCGGTGCTGTTCGCGGTCGCGTACGTGCTGAGCCTGGCCGTGCTGCACGCCGCGATGTACGGGCCGATGGCGGCGCTGCTGGCCGAACTCTTCCCCACCCGGGCCCGCTGCACGGGTGCCTCCCTGGGTTACCAGGCCGCGTCCGTACTGGGCGGCAGTCTGGCTCCTTTGATCGCCGCCTGGCTGGTCGGCGTCGGGGACGGGAACGGCCGCAACACCCCGTTGGTCGCCGGGTTCATGGCGGCGACCTGCCTGGTCAGCGCGGTGTGCGCGGCGGCGGCGCCCGAGACCCACGAACGCCCGCTCGACGCGGAGGACGGCGCGGGCGGCGGGGACGGCGATGGCGGCGACGGCGACGGCGGCGGCGAGGACAGTCAAGGCGACGGGAACCGCAGGGACATCACGGGCGTCACGGACGCCGCCGGTCCGCCGCCCCCTCACGGCAGGTGA